AGTCCCTTTCTCCGGAATGTTTGGCCAAAAATCAAGGTAAGGCGATTGTCCTATATTGTCCTACCTTGCCCTACTCGAAGCTCCGCCCCTGCTATAACCTACTACACACATATGCTAACCTGGCCATGCACACACCAAAGCTGGACCCGGACGGTATAAAGTCTCTGATGCAAACTTGGTTAACTAGTAGTCATAAGGCCAAAAAAATATGCTCAATTGATTTGCGGAGGCATGCAAAGCACATCCTGGATTCCTGGGACTGCCAAGGCCATGCCGACGCGCGCGTGGTGAAGCAACCAGGAGACATTGCGTAGTATTTTTGTTTGTCAAACATGAATGAATGCTGACGCCGCAAGATAGAGATGCCCACGAAAGTCGTCTCACTTGTTGATCTGATCTGATCGCCGATCGATCCGATATGATTCCAGTTCCGATCCAGCTGCCATATATATATAACGTCTCGCGTGGCTTTGCTCGAAATACTCATCGGGAAGCTAGCTAAGCATGGCGGCGCAATTGCAGGTGTCTCAGCCCCTACGCCTAGTtttcgtcctcttcttcttctctgctCTGGCAAGCCGCTCCGGCGACGCGGCTCCGACGCTGGTCGACAGCCTTCCAGGCTTCGACGGCAAGCTCCCGTTCCGCCTCGAGACCGGGTATGCATGCACGGATGCATCATATATATATGCACCTTCTTTGATCCATGGTGATCACTCGATCACCGCCTTCTTGCATGCGCTTGTTGGCAGGTACGTGACCGTCGACGAGGAGAATGGAGCGGAGCTGTTCTACTACTTCATCGAGTCAGAGGGCGACCCGCGTCGTGACCCGCTCCTACTTTTCATCCCCGGCGGCGACCGCTGCACCGTCCTCCAAGCGTTGCTGCTCGAGATAGGTATAAGCGAATGGTAGAACTTATAAGCCAGTACACCATAGCAGAGAGTGGATGATGTTCCTTAACGAGGTTCAGCGATCAATGTCTATATCCTTAAGGCATTACTCAACCCATGAACTACGCAATCAGCAAACTAACCTGCCAAGACGATGAGCCGTATCTCGACTACCAGCACTACGGCCGGAAGGAATCGGATCACCCCGCCACAAGCGCCTACTAATAGAGCCTAGCTATGAGTTTTTCCTTATCTATTTTAGTTACCACACCAAGGTATTAGGTCTATCAAGCGATAATTCTGCATGCATTGCACGGTGAATGTGAAGAAGTAGGCCATTATTGCGACAATAATGAGCCAAACTACTTCCTCCATCTCGGTTTAACATGCGCGCACGTAATCCAAATTTGCTTTGACCATTATTTTggttaataaaatatgaaatatatgttAAAAAATTATATTATGTGAAACCTTTTTAAATACGAATCTAATGGTATAAATTTTGtagacatacaatttatattttattgaccaaacTAATGGTTAAATTTTATCTTAAACTACGTGCACACTTGTTAAACTGAGACGGAGGAAGTAGTAATTTTTGTGATGAATCCCCATTTATCTAGTCATTACATAGGAACCCCTAATTCTCTCGCATCGAATGTCTGACTCAGATAGCTAATAACCCCTCCACATACTTTACCACATACACATATATAATCGACACCAGTTGCAATACAAATTTCAAGTCTCCTACCGTCACGGTACTACCTTTACTTGTCGACACATTGGTTGGCACGTCTACTTTTAGTTGTCTGAACCTCTATTTTGTGTGCGTGGTTGGGTTGAGTAATGCCATTTTTTGTGTGCAGGCCCGTTGAAATTCATCATTGAGCCGTATGATGGAACCATCATACCGCGCCTACAGTACCATCCCTACTCTTGGACAAAGGCTGCGAGTGTTTTGTTCCTTGATTCGCCCGTCGGCGCCGGTTTTTCGTTCTCCCGTAACCCCAAAGGCTATGATGTTGGAGATGTCTCTTCTACGTTGCAGGTCAAAACGTTTCTCACCAAGGTACGTTAAACTTCTTTGATACATACCAGAAAAGGACATAGCTCCCGTCGATTGCTTAGTTTTTCTTTTGCATGTCTTTTGGACCAGTGGTTCACCGAGCACCCAGATTACCTTGCAAATCCTTTTTATGTCGGAGGATCGTCGCGCTCGGGAAAGATCGTTCCATTCCTCGCGCAGATAATATCAGAAGGTGGAGCCCTACTATCTCAACATTCACTCATTTTAGGTGCTCTTAATATAGGATAGTCTATTCATACTTCACACATTGCTATTTTCAGATATTGAAGCTGGAATAAAGCCCATAGTTAATCTGAAGGTACCCAATATTGACACAATTATTCATTCAGTTACTCACATTTCTGCTACAAACAACTGACTGATAAAACCCAAATCTAACCCTATTTGTGTTATGATCAAAAATCAAAATATGATCAGGGCTATGTAGTAGGTAATCCGAGTACAGGTGAAAGTATTGATGATGACTCTAAAGTGCCATATCTGCATGGAGTCGGAATAATTCCAGATCAACTATACGAGGTGTTTACTTAGACACAACTCCAGCTATTCATCAATCGCTTACTATCCTGCAGTTAACTACTAAATATTTCCCCATATGAGGTTACTTAACTCCATGTCCATGTGCTTTGCATGTGAATTATCTTAAGTCGATAATGGAGAACTGCCAAGGGGAGGATCGTACCAAACCCAGGAGCATACTTTGTGCTCAAGATCTAAGAATATTCAACGGCGTAAGGATAAAACgacttcaacttctccttgcTTTATTTGTGTATTAAATTTTGTGAAAAATACATATATTGTATGCTTTTTTTAGAATATGCTATTTCCTAGTGATTTTCTAGAACAACTAGGTTATCTTATATGATTCCAGCTCACCTCTTAATAGTTCATTATTCTATTGAAGCTACTAACTAATGTTTCCTGACAGCTGTATGATGAAATTGACGAGAGACACATTTTGTATAAAAAGTGCACAAATGTGTCTATTGGACATATTGACCTGACCACTGAAAGGAAGATCCTAACGGAGGAAACTAGAGTAGCCAAACATCCACCACTTCGCCCTCCAATGGATTGTCAAGTAAGTTCATCTTAATCTCGTCCACCGATGAAAAACTGAAGTCCTCATGTGTGACATAATACACTTTGAAAAGTATTGTCCACCAAATTAGTGTcagcttgtttttgttttttgtgggAAGATCAAGCATTATCTTTCCTTTTTTCTATTGTATTTTCTTCCTGCACACAGCCTTCATTCCAATCTGCATGGCGTATTAGGTTTCATTAAGACAAGACGTTGACCAGTAATGACACTGTTAAAATGTGGTTTTCCAAAATACTTGATAATTGTGATTCTATATCATATAAACTATGTATTAATGGATTAAGTGTTTCATCAGCAGGGTTATGCTAAATACCTGTCATATTATTGGGCAAACCTGAACATCACTAGGGAATCACTTGGAATCAAAAAGGTAAATTACAATGTGTATTCCTTGATAATTTATTTTGATTCATACTCTTGATTTAAAGACACTTTTTAATCATGTTGTCATACATCTATATTCTTTTAACTTAGGGGAGCAAGGACGAATGGGTGATGTGCGATCAAAATAGTCTACCTTATTCTCCAGACATCATGAGTAGCATAAAGTATCACCGTAATGTGACATCAAAAGGTTATCGTGTCTTGGTATATAGGTAAATACTCCTGAGGTGAAAAATTATGTGCTATAAAAATTGTATATTATCGTGGAAATGTTCCGTATTAACCATACGAAGTGCGACTTATCAAGAGTTGTTCTCATGTCGATCTCCAACTATCAAGTTGTCATATTTAAGTTCTCTAACATCTAATCTAGTTCCCTTGTACAGTGGAGACCATGATGCTTTGGTACCATTTTTGGGTACACAATCTTGGGTGCGGTCACTCAACTTCCCCGTTTTGGATGAATGGAGGGCATGGCATCTTGATGGACAGTCTGCTGGGTAAGGTTTTGTACAAAATACATAATTATTTTAATTTCAATTGTTTGTTTCTATATAATGATTCGCGTGTATAAACTTCTGCAAAATTCCTTACTTTTTCAAATGTAATGTGTATGCAGATTCTCCATAACATACAAAAATAACCTGACGTTCGCTACTATAAAGGTAATATATATCACCTCTAGTATCATTTTAAGATATCTGCAATTTCAATGTGTATAAATCATCACCACATGACATCCACAATTGTCACATACCATCGAGTTTGGCACTTGTCATTTTACAGTTGAAAACATAAGATTTCTATATATAAATGGAATTTTACATTTCCAATCAGATGTTGCTCCTAACACCGCATAATTTAAATATAGGGCGGTGGACACAATGCACCAGAGGACCAGCCAGAGAGAGGATTCGCTATGTTCAGTCGTTGGATTTCTGGTGACCCACTTTGATTATAGGTGTCCGATTGTTGTAGAAGTACTGAGGGTACTCAATTGTGTGACATGATACCTTAATCTATGTGAACTTTGTAAGAGTAGATTCCCAAAAGTATGAAGCTAGTACCAACTTGTGTGAGTGTTATAGGTATTTGTGGTACTCCACAATACTTCAAGCTTGTACATAGTCTTGTACTATATACTTGAAAATGATGGCTCGTCTAGCGACCCATGTCCATTTTCCAATATAATGCCAGTACTCCCTGCAAGTATATGGAGTACGAGCACATGATAGCCAAATTGGAAGGTGACTCTATGATATAACATTGGCACAATCTTACATGTTCCATTTGTATCAATTCATAGTTGaacaataaaaaataaaaaatacatcATTTACCAAGTTATCAGTTAGCATATGCTCAAAACTAGAATATAGGCAAAAAAAACATGATATATGTTCTAATTAGCTTAGGCTAGTAGTATAGAGCACGCTATTGCATGATTAAAATGGCACCGTGTGTTAAAGGATACTGATATAATGCAACATACATTTAGTATAATTTGGTAGTGTGATTTAAGCTCTTTTCACTCGCCCTTAGCATAGCCCAATGTTATGTTTTATGCAAAACATCGCACACAGTAGTTAGTCTGTTCTAGTTGGGATTGCACTAAAAACTCTCAGTTATCTTTGATTGTACGTTTGATACGCCACGTGTATACATTCATTTTGAATTATATTCAATTGCTAGCTATACAAATGAAGGTAATATACAGAGAATATAATTTATTTTTTCTTGGTTACGGTGTTGTCTCCATGATAGGTTTGGAATGATATATCTGCAATAGTCCTCCCAAGACTCTGGCGGTAACCATTATTGAACCTTGTTTAGAACTTTTAGTTAACTCGACGCTCATTTGATCTGGTGCTAAGTGATGTGATCTAGACTATGCTTATCAATcttatcatgttgtgatcttatCAAGATTGGTAATCTTATCAAGCTTATCACGTTGTTGTGCTCAATTTTGTGATCTAGACTGAGCTTGTCATGAACAAGCATATCAAGTTGTTTGTCAGTGTTGAGGTGGTTATCTTGTCAAGATTATTGTCACTTATGATAACCAACATTATTACAAGCTTAGAAAAAATTGCAATCATTCGTGTTAGCCTTTCTAGCAACAAAAGATCAGATGCATTTTAATTTGCTTACAAGCTTCCCTTACATAAGATCAGTACATGGCTATCGGCATAACACAACCATACAATAGGAGACCATTGTTCATGAGATTAGTACTAAACAACAAGGAGTAGAACACAACCAACATCTACCAAACCAGCATTATTCATTTCTTGTTGATGAACACAACATGGAGCAATGCTACCAAACCTACTACAATCTTCAATAGAAATAGTGCTTCTCTCCTTAGCACAAGCAGAGAGCTCCAATGCTTCATCGACATCTCATCTTGTCCAGGGAAAGTACCTCACGTTGTTGTTGTCTAGGCTTCAGTTTTTTTCCTTTTGTCCTCAGCCCATCCGAGAGCTTCTAAAGCATCTTCTCCTCTAAGATAGTTGTAATCAAGCAGATAACAAACATATTATTACTCATAGTGCCAGAaattacaaccgcgctccacaatGCAAATCGGAAATTCAGTCAAACTCCAAACTTTGGCACCACAGAAGTCAAAATCACAAAATTTCTCAAGAGAATCAAGCTACCCCATGCTCCTGACACTTGTAGTAGACCCACCCGTCGTGCTCCTTCATGCTAGAGCGGGACTGCTGCACCAGGCGACCGCAGTCGGGCACGCGATGATTGGGATGAAGGGGGCACAACACTGAGCAAAAACAAAAGAGCTTGCTGGCGACACAACAGAAgagtgaaagtatagagatggtaaacctaggagggggggggggtgaataggtttctacaaattttaattctttctttgcaatattaggctttgcggaatataaagatgagcctaatgcaaactaggtgaagcaacctatatgaggatacaactaactcgagcacgaaggctctcacaggcagttaaatcacaagtaaggagttcggttagagataaccgatagcacgcggagacgaggatgtattcccgtgttcccttgctttgcaacaaggtacgtcacgtttggaggagtggaggtcccacgaaggattccccgcgccacgaaggctcaccctattctccggagcctatcccacgaaggaatagctcactcacttgtggtagactttgaggtagcctccaaaccttcacaatcttgcccggagcaaatccacagcccggatgcttccggactcctcttgcctacctagggtttccaaggaaccctaggaagcaagcttctcaatgaatacaagggggaatgagatttggcttggtagaacggtagatcgggtcctcctctaatgattccccggagggatttgagtttgggtggaggaggagggagatctgaggcttttggtgtttctagcaatggagtatgagagagagagcttaagaacagcttgtagtgtagtgcctaactgttcagaggtaggagaagacctatttatagtgttcttctaaatacggccgttggtcacttgccacatcagcagattcttcgagaaacccggtcaaccggatttggcgccggacagccggtccacagcccggtcgaccgggccacgtatcgggccggccggtttccaaccggagctgggaccgggacttGACCGGCAGGCTTCGGGCTTCTGGATGTCgcccggatgtcacaggcgcagaacccggttgctgaccgggccgctcggtcaggcgcccggtcagaccgggccgtggaccggagcagccggttcgaaaccgggctggtgaccggacgcacgccggatggcttcgtttctttactggaacttgcccggatggcaccggttcagggtccggttggtgaccgggctgcccggtgccagggccggtcggaccggatacGTGGACCGGCCAGGCTCgaaaaaactagctgatttttcgtcgaattggggggtctcccgttgccttttgttccattgctacaccatcatacctctttggctaatacctgaaagtcatcttgtaggcatgtattagtccaaatactctagcacggtgtcatagataccaaaataatggataagggtaaaatacccttacaatctccccctttttggtatacgatgacaaaccgagctagagtaacacatagatattatgataagctctaaaccttgattccatataagatattacgacagctcccccataaagtgtgcacttggagagtttgcgtttgaatgcaaagtgcaccatttgtggaatatgagaagctcccccaatatctttaggaaacaagcatggtatggacaagtatatcaacatatataagcataaagcatgattatccataaagcatgattatcctaacatagagtagcacacataatagtcgttcatacatatccatacatgaattactcaaagtagcaaatggttcttgagaaatcaaagcaaatacgcacaagccatataaaatccaaataaagcaactcccatggcttgtgataatcaaagaaccccgtgattattctagactctactctcttctccccctttggcatcggaacaccaaaaaggcgaagaaaagaggaaggatgctagcgtcccatcaatagaactcgtGCCCCGCGGGTGGAGAGCTGCCATCACCATCCCCAtcgtcatcctcatcatcatcatcctcttcatcatcatcctcatcaccgtcatcatcctcttcatcatcatcatcagcaggaggtgcatgagcaaatctaggagtaggaccaccaaagtacagagaaggatcaaagttctggaacatctcatcagtgagaagaggcatctcccagtcTGGTGCTtggacaggctccaactcagggccaggaggagggataggcacattcctagcagccatgaactcattttggcgcctccttgtctcttggttcaaagagagactttgatgtgcaacatcatttgtatttttgcacatctgccataagcgAGAGAAGAACTGTGCGACGCCACGCTGTGGGCGAcgagaggagctggagctagcatggtcatggcgtgccttggaccggcgctcagaaggcatcatttcaGGAACATCCGGGTTATCACCTTGGGCAGGGATTTTGAACACTTCCATCCTGACCCGCTCACCTTGAGTATTGAGAGGtgcgggcacaaccttgttgatgagcagctgaacgtactgggcaagattgggagtcaacctctcgcgaacacagcgccgtaactcgcagtagatgagatcacagccatcaataagttgccggtgctcagggagacagtagtacatcaagttcagatgatatgcacggcattcacttgtatcgccggacttgctgatgagagtctcacggaagagcttggcaagtaagaggtaggagtagtacatcccagagatggtgggaggtccaggtgtgggttccggcggatagcaaccagcaatgtccccacggttgaacttctgctgagaatatatcttgaagccagaagcacgccctccaccaaaccccaaggcatcacagaaatcaagatagttgcaagtgtatttctgtttgccagtcatccaagtcatagtccgggcggcatcatcatggaaaaagactgtgcagtgaaactgtctcaccaaggttggacaatagcacccatcagtaggtgtcaagcacataagatcatacaaccccatccgcctcaaggtcgcaaccacaaagcggaacttggtggcttcatacattccaatgacatccttgatggccttgggcataacaatggtgcctTTCTTCATGTACTCGCGGGAGTCATAGAATTCATCCCACATGACTtgctgtgtgttggtccagaaaaattgatctccccctgtgtaagtgggttcctcaaagcgataggggttggactctctgagtcttctccatgccccaatatgcacactaccaacatggaaatctgggagaacctcatcaccatcctgtctttgcctctttatctttcctcttattggCAGATTTCTTGATTCTGCCTCCAGTTGAGCTGCCACCTCCCGTAGTCTGAGGAGCACGACCAGTGGAGCGCCGGGGTGGAACCCCGGAGCGCCTCCCTCTCTTGGCAACATGGCCAGGGTCCGCATCAGTCCATTCATCACCTGTGAATCAGCATAATAGGGAGAGGATAGcaaagaggtaagtgtacatgtcatcagcatatgtgaggaagccaaaagcatagcctatattcaagtgtctcgacgagatcatgcgaAAAGCTGAGCCGGCGCAGGGCAGTCCGGTCCGATCGGACGACAGACCGGCGAGCCGGTTagccatccggttgaccgggcgctgcgccggaccagccggtcgagaggccggttgaccgggctgtagaccgggtcatgctgagttgtgatgtttgcccagaaattcgacacaaaatcatgcaaaaactcacaaacttgaacatagattataccaggggagtgaacaatgtgcataggaggggtgtgacactctaggtggcatgaggacttactaaccctaaccctaacttttctcaactttcctcaacaatgggcaatgggagagggaaagcaagagggagagggatagggagaaggatttacccgaagacattgtcctcttggcccaagtgagca
This Lolium perenne isolate Kyuss_39 chromosome 1, Kyuss_2.0, whole genome shotgun sequence DNA region includes the following protein-coding sequences:
- the LOC127323199 gene encoding serine carboxypeptidase-like 11 isoform X1, whose protein sequence is MAAQLQVSQPLRLVFVLFFFSALASRSGDAAPTLVDSLPGFDGKLPFRLETGYVTVDEENGAELFYYFIESEGDPRRDPLLLFIPGGDRCTVLQALLLEIGPLKFIIEPYDGTIIPRLQYHPYSWTKAASVLFLDSPVGAGFSFSRNPKGYDVGDVSSTLQVKTFLTKWFTEHPDYLANPFYVGGSSRSGKIVPFLAQIISEDIEAGIKPIVNLKGYVVGNPSTGESIDDDSKVPYLHGVGIIPDQLYESIMENCQGEDRTKPRSILCAQDLRIFNGLYDEIDERHILYKKCTNVSIGHIDLTTERKILTEETRVAKHPPLRPPMDCQQGYAKYLSYYWANLNITRESLGIKKGSKDEWVMCDQNSLPYSPDIMSSIKYHRNVTSKGYRVLVYSGDHDALVPFLGTQSWVRSLNFPVLDEWRAWHLDGQSAGFSITYKNNLTFATIKGGGHNAPEDQPERGFAMFSRWISGDPL
- the LOC127323199 gene encoding serine carboxypeptidase-like 11 isoform X2; this encodes MAAQLQVSQPLRLVFVLFFFSALASRSGDAAPTLVDSLPGFDGKLPFRLETGYVTVDEENGAELFYYFIESEGDPRRDPLLLFIPGGDRCTVLQALLLEIGPLKFIIEPYDGTIIPRLQYHPYSWTKAASVLFLDSPVGAGFSFSRNPKGYDVGDVSSTLQVKTFLTKWFTEHPDYLANPFYVGGSSRSGKIVPFLAQIISEDIEAGIKPIVNLKGYVVGNPSTGESIDDDSKVPYLHGVGIIPDQLYESIMENCQGEDRTKPRSILCAQDLRIFNGLYDEIDERHILYKKCTNVSIGHIDLTTERKILTEETRVAKHPPLRPPMDCQGYAKYLSYYWANLNITRESLGIKKGSKDEWVMCDQNSLPYSPDIMSSIKYHRNVTSKGYRVLVYSGDHDALVPFLGTQSWVRSLNFPVLDEWRAWHLDGQSAGFSITYKNNLTFATIKGGGHNAPEDQPERGFAMFSRWISGDPL